One window of Amaranthus tricolor cultivar Red isolate AtriRed21 chromosome 13, ASM2621246v1, whole genome shotgun sequence genomic DNA carries:
- the LOC130798278 gene encoding calmodulin calcium-dependent NAD kinase-like, with amino-acid sequence MMKMDQKLIPQLHKTESGRVGRLERFSHYVARQIGFEDPKECPQLCNLANNYLKKTEGSESCIYEFLSNHTEPDFLYVKLIEEFDRCILSYFSFHWSQIPAMITHVLGSDDDEKKTKLKDFVMAATRKQRFERVIKNLKVARVFATLVEEMKAIGGLTTTSNNEAKCTEVMVPVAHNKRSPVLLLMGGGMGAGKSTVLKDILNEPFWSGVAANAVVVEADAFKETDVIYRALSSNGHHGDMIQTAELVHQSSTDAASSLLVTALNEGRDVIMDGTLSWMPFVEQTIDMARNVHKYRYRMGVGYKVAEDGTITETYWEKLEDHHSNCKQSKGTKPYRIELVGVVCDAYLAVVRGIRRAVMIGRAVRVKSQLKSHKRFASAFSNYCQLVDNARLYCTNAVCGPPRLIGWKDGNSRLLVDMEEIQCLNILGDLNEEAESIYELHTDQTPLSHPGSAWKEMVLSPLRLNIQMDLKAAISLSELVTAP; translated from the exons CAAGACAAATTGGGTTTGAAGATCCGAAAGAATGTCCGCAGCTATGCAATTTGGCAAACAATTACTTGAAGAAAACAGAAGGAAGTGAAAGTTGCATCTATGAATTTTTGTCAAATCACACAGAACCTGATTTTCTTTATGTCAAATTAATTGAAGAGTTTGATCGTTGCATTCTTAGTTATTTTTCTTTCCATTGGAGCCAAATTCCTGCCATGATTACTCat gtGTTGGGCAGTGATGATGATGAGaagaaaacaaaattgaaaGATTTTGTGATGGCTGCAACAAG gaaacaaagattTGAGAGGGTGATAAAGAATTTGAAAGTTGCAAGAGTGTTTGCAACACTAGTAGAAGAGATGAAGGCCATTGGTGGTTTAACAACAACATCAAACAACGAAGCCAAATGCACGGAAGTAATGGTGCCGGTGGCTCACAACAAGAGAAGTCCTGTTCTCCTTCTCATGGGTGGTGGAATGGGTGCCGGCAAGAGCACTGTCCTTAAGGACATCCTTAATGA GCCATTTTGGTCAGGAGTAGCGGCAAACGCAGTGGTTGTAGAAGCAGATGCTTTTAAAGAGACAGATGTGATTTATAGAGCCCTCAGTTCAAATGGTCATCATGGGGATATGATTCAAACTGCTGAATTG GTGCACCAATCATCAACAGATGCAGCATCGTCATTATTAGTGACAGCCCTAAACGAAGGGAGGGACGTAATAATGGACGGAACATTATCATGGATGCCCTTTGTGGAACAAACCATAGACATGGCTCGTAACGTTCATAAATACAGATACCGAATGGGAGTTGGCTATAAAGTAGCAGAAGATGGAACCATCACTGAGACTTATTGGGAGAAATTGGAAGATCATCATTCAAATTGTAAACAATCAAAGGGAACGAAACCTTACAGGATTGAGCTTGTTGGAGTGGTTTGTGATGCTTATCTTGCTGTTGTGAGGGGTATCAGGAGAGCAGTCATGATAGGAAGGGCAGTGAGGGTGAAATCACAGCTAAAATCACACAAGAGATTTGCAAGTGCTTTCTCTAATTATTGTCAACTTGTTGACAATGCTAGACTCTATTGCACTAACGCCGTCTGTGGACCACCCCGG TTGATAGGGTGGAAGGATGGGAACAGCAGGCTATTAGTTGATATGGAAGAAATACAATGTCTAAACATATTGGGTGACCTTAACGAGGAAGCCGAGTCCATTTACGAACTTCATACTGATCAAACCCCACTTTCTCATCCGGGTTCAGCCTGGAAAGAAATGGTTTTATCACCTTTAAGGCTCAATATTCAAATGGATCTCAAGGCTGCCATTTCTCTATCTGAACTTGTTACTGCTCCATAA
- the LOC130797904 gene encoding histone H1-like, translating into MAAAQASKSVKKAPAPKKSTAKTSPSHPPYIDMITEALVSLKEKTGSSHYAIAKHIEEQQKVKDLPPNFKKILFNQIKKFVSSGKLIKVKNSFKLPAKSSTAPVAAEKPKPKPKAAEKPKSKPAKKLASGAAAKPAKKQKVAVKVAVKVTKSPAKKVAAVKAKKPKSIKSPAKKATAVKKTTPTKKTKK; encoded by the exons ATGGCTGCCGCTCAAGCTTCCAAATCCGTGAAAAAAGCTCCCGCTCCAAAGAAATCTACTGCTAAGACCTCTCCTTCTCATCCTCCTTACATCGAT ATGATAACTGAGGCGTTAGTTTCGTTGAAGGAGAAAACAGGTTCAAGCCATTACGCAATTGCGAAACACATCGAAGAACAGCAGAAAGTGAAAGATCTTCCACCGAATTTCAAGAAAATTCTCTTCAACCAAATTAAAAAGTTTGTCTCATCAGGAAAACTTATTAAAGTGAAAAACTCCTTTAAACTTCCTGCAAAGAGTTCAACTGCTCCGGTTGCCGCTGAGAAGCCAAAGCCTAAACCAAAAGCCGCCGAGAAGCCAAAGTCTAAGCCGGCTAAGAAACTAGCGTCTGGTGCAGCAGCAAAACCAGCCAAAAAGCAAAAAGTAGCCGTGAAAGTTGCAGTTAAAGTTACTAAGTCGCCAGCAAAGAAGGTTGCCGCGGTGAAAGCAAAGAAGCCTAAGAGTATTAAATCTCCGGCGAAGAAGGCAACTGCTGTGAAAAAAACTACACCGACGAAGAAAACTAAGAAGTGA
- the LOC130797886 gene encoding AAA-ATPase At3g28540-like: MDKHIELSYCDFESFKVLAKLYLLIDEEPKFDVIKDLLEVSNMTPADVSENFLPKCPDDDAGVCLDNLICALEKAKEEQDVNRKAMEEAQKVVDEDGDDCADNCEQS, encoded by the coding sequence ATGGACAAGCATATTGAGCTTTCTTATTGTGATTTTGAAAGCTTTAAAGTTCTTGCTAAACTTTACTTATTGATTGATGAAGAACCTAAATTTGATGTGATTAAGGATTTGTTGGAAGTAAGTAATATGACACCTGCTGATGTTTCTGAGAATTTTTTGCCTAAATGTCCTGATGATGATGCTGGGGTTTGTTTGGATAATCTGATTTGTGCACTTGAAAAGGCTAAAGAAGAGCAGGATGTTAATAGGAAAGCTATGGAGGAAGCACAGAAAGTTGTGGACGAGGACGGAGATGATTGTGCGGATAATTGTGAGCAGTCTTAA